A region of Pyxidicoccus parkwaysis DNA encodes the following proteins:
- the dapE gene encoding succinyl-diaminopimelate desuccinylase — MSSTDLATRLARTTLELCRIPSPITHEALIADHVERWALQHFKREEVFRVGHTLLLGRLDDSRPTVALIGHLDTVPAHPSDQGREPRIEGERVFGLGASDMKGGLAVMMALAEDLRRDTLPVNLAFLFYEREEGAYAESGLIPLFAQRPDLAKVKFGIAMEPTDSVVQVGCVGSMQVTVRFTGRSAHSARPWQGENAIHKAGPFLTELLGRQRVEVDVAGFPFYEVINATLAKGGRARNVIPEAFELNLNYRFAPGKSIEQAKEDVRALVAGRAEVEFTDASPSGPVAAGNPLFQKLLKLTGLPAASKQAWTDVARFGEWGVDAVNYGPGETAQAHQANESAPIPPLAVAYEKLAAFLQGAG; from the coding sequence ATGTCTTCCACCGACCTGGCCACCCGGCTCGCTCGCACCACGCTCGAGCTGTGCCGCATCCCCAGCCCCATCACCCACGAAGCACTCATCGCCGACCACGTCGAACGCTGGGCCCTCCAGCACTTCAAGCGCGAAGAGGTCTTCCGCGTGGGGCACACGCTGCTCCTCGGACGCCTGGATGACTCGCGCCCCACGGTGGCGCTCATCGGCCACCTGGACACCGTGCCCGCGCACCCGAGCGACCAGGGCCGCGAGCCCCGCATCGAAGGCGAGCGCGTCTTCGGGCTCGGCGCGTCGGACATGAAGGGCGGCCTCGCGGTGATGATGGCGCTGGCCGAGGACCTCCGCCGCGATACGCTCCCCGTCAACCTCGCCTTCCTCTTCTACGAGCGCGAGGAGGGCGCCTACGCGGAGAGCGGCCTCATTCCGCTGTTCGCGCAGCGGCCGGACCTCGCGAAGGTGAAGTTCGGCATCGCCATGGAGCCCACGGACAGCGTGGTGCAGGTGGGCTGCGTCGGCTCCATGCAGGTGACGGTGCGCTTCACCGGTCGCAGCGCGCATTCGGCGCGGCCATGGCAGGGGGAGAACGCCATCCACAAGGCGGGGCCGTTTCTCACCGAGTTGCTCGGCCGCCAGCGCGTGGAGGTGGATGTCGCGGGCTTCCCCTTCTACGAGGTCATCAACGCGACGCTGGCCAAGGGCGGCCGCGCGCGCAACGTCATCCCCGAGGCGTTCGAGCTGAACCTCAACTACCGCTTCGCGCCGGGCAAGAGCATCGAGCAGGCGAAGGAAGACGTGCGCGCGCTCGTCGCCGGACGCGCGGAGGTGGAGTTCACCGACGCGTCTCCCAGCGGTCCCGTCGCCGCCGGCAATCCGTTGTTCCAGAAGCTGCTCAAGCTCACGGGGCTGCCCGCCGCGTCGAAGCAGGCGTGGACGGACGTGGCCCGCTTCGGTGAGTGGGGCGTGGACGCGGTGAACTACGGGCCCGGTGAGACGGCCCAGGCCCATCAGGCCAACGAGAGCGCGCCCATTCCTCCGCTGGCCGTGGCGTACGAGAAGCTCGCCGCGTTCCTGCAGGGCGCGGGCTGA
- a CDS encoding dimethylsulfonioproprionate lyase family protein produces MKHLDDILPEWALGTLDAQAHEAAEQHLAGCARCQAEAARLKPVRDGLTALVVPVEPPPEVLARVVAQMEGPGRLARFADRVAAFFDLTREKALQVLESISDPSVWMPGPVEGSELMPVEAGPSREGSLAGILRLNPGVRYPRHTHHGREWNLVLEGGFREDGGHEVWPGEELMKPEDSSHGFTALDGPACLCASLLEGVTSFEEEMAPPS; encoded by the coding sequence ATGAAGCACCTGGACGACATCCTGCCGGAGTGGGCGCTCGGTACCCTGGATGCGCAGGCCCATGAGGCGGCCGAGCAGCATCTGGCCGGGTGTGCCCGCTGCCAGGCGGAGGCGGCGCGGCTGAAGCCCGTGCGTGACGGGCTCACCGCGCTGGTCGTCCCCGTGGAGCCGCCGCCCGAGGTGCTCGCGCGGGTGGTGGCGCAGATGGAAGGCCCCGGGCGGCTCGCCCGCTTCGCGGACCGCGTGGCCGCGTTCTTCGACCTGACGCGCGAGAAGGCGCTCCAGGTGCTGGAGTCCATCAGCGACCCCTCGGTGTGGATGCCGGGGCCGGTGGAGGGCTCGGAGCTCATGCCGGTGGAGGCGGGTCCCTCGCGCGAAGGCTCACTCGCCGGCATCCTCCGGTTGAATCCGGGCGTGCGCTACCCGCGCCACACGCACCACGGCCGCGAGTGGAACCTCGTGCTGGAGGGCGGCTTCCGCGAGGACGGCGGCCACGAGGTGTGGCCGGGCGAGGAACTGATGAAGCCGGAGGACAGCTCGCACGGCTTCACCGCGCTGGACGGCCCCGCGTGCCTCTGCGCGTCGCTGCTGGAGGGCGTGACGAGCTTCGAGGAGGAGATGGCTCCTCCCTCGTGA
- a CDS encoding tetratricopeptide repeat protein produces MRRTIFVGLLGFITACAAGRSEQGSARRAAEPSAFASSAVSVMQAYDLESRFQEAADLGRFAIERARLLKDAAGEARLTAELGRVLSRQLRHDPGLKEADVLAVLQRARQLAEASGDRGAQAAALDAEGMFHYWNKVSAGRGEWPPVVSLFEQAHARASEAGDARGTSEALFHLGLSHQFQGDAAGARGFFERSLKHARESGDALMQSYALRHLADLAEKEGDLDTALAYHRESLRLREQVGFRTGQVFALIAVAHVLTLREPQGAEALEATQRALRMAEESKDPASLREAHAALGHVYVRRGDAASALSHLEQAMTNAEAHQDWLTVADVQLGIARAYALRGEKARVEEWLRRAWALANQRGLSILFEEVEQLGREHGIALR; encoded by the coding sequence ATGCGGCGCACCATCTTCGTGGGACTGCTGGGATTCATCACCGCCTGCGCGGCGGGACGCTCGGAGCAGGGGAGCGCGAGGCGCGCGGCGGAACCGTCTGCCTTTGCCTCCTCCGCTGTCTCCGTCATGCAGGCCTATGACCTGGAGAGCCGCTTCCAGGAGGCCGCGGACCTGGGGCGCTTCGCCATCGAGCGGGCCCGGCTGCTGAAGGACGCCGCCGGCGAGGCGCGCCTCACCGCCGAGCTGGGACGCGTCCTCTCCCGGCAGCTTCGCCATGACCCGGGGCTGAAGGAGGCCGACGTGCTCGCCGTCCTCCAGCGCGCGCGGCAGCTCGCCGAGGCGTCGGGAGACCGGGGCGCGCAGGCCGCCGCGCTCGACGCGGAGGGCATGTTCCACTACTGGAACAAGGTGTCCGCCGGGCGCGGCGAGTGGCCGCCGGTGGTCTCCCTCTTCGAGCAGGCCCACGCCCGGGCCTCGGAAGCGGGGGACGCCCGCGGCACCTCCGAGGCCCTCTTCCATCTCGGCCTCTCCCACCAGTTCCAGGGCGATGCCGCCGGGGCCCGTGGCTTCTTCGAGCGCTCGCTGAAGCACGCGCGCGAGTCGGGAGACGCGCTCATGCAGTCGTATGCCCTGCGGCACCTGGCCGACCTCGCCGAGAAGGAAGGAGACCTGGACACGGCGCTCGCGTACCACCGTGAGAGCCTGCGCCTGCGCGAGCAGGTGGGCTTCCGCACCGGGCAGGTGTTCGCGCTGATTGCCGTGGCCCATGTGCTCACCCTGCGCGAGCCCCAGGGCGCCGAGGCGCTCGAAGCCACGCAGCGCGCACTGCGCATGGCCGAGGAGTCGAAGGACCCGGCCAGCCTGCGCGAGGCCCACGCCGCCCTCGGCCATGTCTACGTGCGCCGTGGGGATGCCGCGTCCGCGCTCTCGCATCTGGAGCAGGCCATGACCAACGCCGAGGCCCATCAGGACTGGCTCACGGTGGCGGACGTGCAGCTCGGCATTGCGCGGGCATATGCCCTGCGGGGCGAGAAGGCTCGCGTCGAGGAGTGGCTCCGCCGTGCGTGGGCGCTCGCCAATCAGCGCGGGCTGAGCATCCTCTTCGAGGAAGTGGAGCAGCTCGGACGCGAGCACGGCATCGCGCTGCGCTGA
- a CDS encoding LytR/AlgR family response regulator transcription factor produces MTVRTLIVDDEPLARERLRALLAPEKDLHPLAECGDGQEALSVMARERPALVFLDVEMPELDGFSVLSELAVVPLPVVVFVTAWPQHAVRAFDASAVDYLLKPFTVERFQRTLTRVRERLAAPPVDLRQQLQHLLQELRPAPVAPERLVVKTGAQTLLVPVEDIDWVESAGNYVTLHVGREEHLLRETMAELEARLGSRRFARIHRSALVNVDRIHSLSPTLSGDHRLVLRDGQELTLSRTYRARLEQVLGHPL; encoded by the coding sequence ATGACGGTCCGTACCCTCATCGTGGATGACGAGCCGCTGGCCCGTGAGCGGCTGCGGGCCCTGCTGGCCCCGGAGAAGGATTTGCACCCGCTGGCCGAGTGTGGCGATGGACAGGAGGCGCTGTCCGTCATGGCCCGCGAGCGTCCGGCGCTGGTGTTCCTCGACGTGGAGATGCCGGAGCTGGATGGGTTCAGTGTGCTCTCGGAGCTGGCCGTGGTGCCTCTGCCGGTGGTGGTCTTCGTCACGGCGTGGCCGCAGCACGCCGTGCGCGCGTTCGATGCCTCCGCGGTGGACTACCTGCTCAAGCCGTTCACGGTGGAACGCTTCCAGCGCACGTTGACGCGCGTCCGTGAGCGGCTGGCCGCGCCTCCGGTGGACCTGCGGCAGCAGCTCCAACATCTGCTCCAGGAGTTGCGTCCGGCGCCCGTGGCCCCGGAGCGTCTGGTGGTGAAGACCGGGGCGCAGACGTTGCTGGTGCCGGTGGAGGACATCGACTGGGTGGAGTCCGCCGGCAACTACGTCACCCTGCACGTGGGCCGCGAGGAACACCTGCTGCGCGAGACGATGGCGGAGCTGGAGGCGCGGCTGGGCTCGCGACGCTTCGCGCGCATCCACCGCTCGGCGCTCGTCAACGTGGACCGCATCCACTCGCTGTCGCCCACGCTGTCGGGAGACCACCGGCTGGTGCTGCGCGATGGGCAGGAGCTGACGCTGAGCCGGACATACCGGGCCCGGCTGGAGCAGGTGCTCGGTCATCCGCTGTGA
- a CDS encoding sensor histidine kinase has product MSSPSWLPRLVSEGSRVGVSRRWLGPALVLAGYTVLALVYGAQLSVYRASRGEPSGFGDTFLVGAIEWYGWAVLTPLILAVARRVRATGHPWPVQLVLHIPPGLLFAAAHMALHASLRQLLISPPGGWPAAWTYFTYMLSKTTDFDLLMYLSMVGLDAALRYSRQVREEAVRASQLEAQLAQAQLQLLRSQLRPHFLFNTLHAISALMHSDVDAADRMVGQLSELLRASLERDGRQEVPLSEELELLAPYLDIERTRFSDRLQVEVDVAPEVRDALVPPLLLQPLVENAIRHGIAPRRGPGRVWVRAALSGERLAVEVRDDGVGPPSSGVEALREGIGLGSTRARLERLYGNAHALTLEANAPRGFAVSLSLPYRRVRS; this is encoded by the coding sequence GTGTCCTCGCCCTCGTGGCTGCCGCGCCTCGTGTCCGAGGGCTCGCGGGTGGGTGTCTCGCGCCGGTGGCTCGGGCCCGCGCTGGTGCTGGCCGGGTACACGGTGCTGGCGCTCGTCTACGGGGCGCAGCTGTCCGTGTATCGCGCATCGCGGGGCGAGCCCTCCGGCTTCGGCGACACGTTCCTCGTCGGCGCCATCGAGTGGTACGGCTGGGCCGTCCTCACTCCGCTCATCCTCGCCGTCGCGCGTCGCGTGCGCGCCACCGGACATCCATGGCCCGTGCAGCTCGTGCTGCACATCCCTCCGGGACTGCTGTTCGCGGCGGCGCACATGGCGCTGCATGCGAGCCTGCGCCAGTTGCTGATTTCGCCCCCGGGTGGGTGGCCCGCCGCGTGGACGTACTTCACGTACATGCTGTCGAAGACGACGGACTTCGACCTGCTCATGTACCTCTCCATGGTGGGGCTGGACGCGGCGCTGCGCTACTCGCGGCAGGTGCGCGAGGAGGCCGTGCGCGCGTCGCAGCTCGAGGCGCAGCTCGCTCAGGCGCAGCTCCAGTTGCTGCGCAGCCAGCTCCGGCCGCACTTCCTGTTCAATACGTTGCACGCCATCTCCGCGCTCATGCACAGCGACGTGGATGCGGCGGACCGCATGGTGGGGCAGCTCAGTGAGTTGCTGCGCGCGAGCCTGGAGCGTGATGGCCGGCAGGAGGTGCCGCTCTCGGAGGAGCTGGAGCTGCTGGCGCCGTACCTCGACATCGAGCGCACCCGCTTCTCCGACCGGCTCCAGGTGGAGGTGGACGTGGCGCCCGAGGTTCGCGATGCGCTGGTGCCGCCGCTGCTGCTCCAGCCGCTGGTGGAGAACGCCATCCGTCATGGCATCGCTCCGCGCCGGGGGCCGGGACGGGTGTGGGTTCGCGCGGCCCTCTCCGGAGAACGACTGGCCGTGGAGGTCCGTGATGATGGCGTGGGGCCTCCGTCCTCGGGGGTGGAGGCGCTACGCGAGGGCATCGGCCTGGGGAGCACGCGCGCGCGGCTGGAGCGGCTGTATGGGAATGCGCATGCGCTGACGCTGGAGGCCAATGCGCCGCGCGGCTTCGCAGTGTCCCTCTCGCTGCCGTACCGGAGGGTCCGGTCATGA
- a CDS encoding 2,3,4,5-tetrahydropyridine-2,6-dicarboxylate N-succinyltransferase: MSSSQSPIEELSQRVSAAFADRTKLKDAAHVAAVRETLARLDSGELRVAEKGADGWKVNAWVKEAILLFFAVSEMQVMEVGPFEFHDKVPLKKGLEAAGVRVVPPGTVRYGAFVERGAVVMPGYVNIGARVGAGTMVDTWATVGSCAQVGKNVHLSGGVGLGGVLEPPTASPVIIEDGAFLGSRSIVVEGVVVEEEAVLGANVVLTASTQIIDVTGPEEKVYKGRVPARSVVIPGMREKQFPAGKYMVPCALIIGQRKQSTDQKTSLNAALRDFAVAV, from the coding sequence ATGTCTTCCTCCCAGTCGCCCATTGAAGAGCTGTCGCAGAGGGTGTCCGCCGCGTTCGCGGACCGGACGAAGCTGAAGGACGCGGCCCACGTGGCCGCCGTGCGCGAGACGCTGGCGCGGCTGGACTCGGGCGAGCTGCGCGTCGCGGAGAAGGGCGCGGACGGGTGGAAGGTGAATGCGTGGGTGAAGGAGGCCATCCTCCTGTTCTTCGCGGTGTCGGAGATGCAGGTGATGGAGGTGGGCCCCTTCGAGTTCCACGACAAGGTGCCGCTGAAGAAGGGGCTGGAGGCGGCGGGCGTGCGCGTGGTGCCTCCGGGCACGGTGCGCTACGGCGCCTTCGTGGAGCGCGGCGCGGTGGTGATGCCCGGCTACGTCAACATCGGCGCGCGCGTGGGCGCGGGCACCATGGTGGACACCTGGGCCACGGTGGGCAGCTGCGCCCAGGTGGGGAAGAACGTGCACCTGTCCGGCGGCGTGGGGCTGGGCGGCGTGCTGGAGCCGCCCACCGCGTCTCCGGTCATCATCGAGGACGGCGCCTTCCTGGGCAGCCGCTCCATCGTGGTGGAGGGCGTGGTGGTGGAGGAGGAGGCGGTGCTGGGCGCCAACGTGGTGCTCACCGCGTCCACGCAAATCATCGACGTCACGGGCCCCGAGGAGAAGGTCTACAAGGGGAGGGTGCCCGCGCGCAGCGTGGTGATTCCGGGCATGCGTGAGAAGCAGTTCCCCGCGGGGAAGTACATGGTGCCGTGCGCGCTCATCATCGGGCAGCGCAAGCAGTCCACCGACCAGAAGACCAGCCTCAACGCCGCCCTCCGGGACTTCGCGGTGGCCGTGTAG
- a CDS encoding ankyrin repeat domain-containing protein has protein sequence MSETATQALLSLCEDRRRWKAELTADAVRKLLAEGADVHGRGRYGSTPLHSAVLAPNAKSDPRPDLEVVRALLGAGADPNARDAHARTPLLRAVPLNKDDSYEAHALELIHLLRAAGARVPDDVTDWNAGAFCDGGSPRIYKEVLDAGARVDVRGYGGTTPLHRAAGYGYAPMAELLLARGADVNAMDGLGRTPLGMALREITKPWVKANDRLAGFNAVIALLKGAGGLPRVTYAPSETDPFAPFPIDSAALLAASPKGEFPFEHEVDSAQEFVTGIRADGEPKRALALVAALRDTVGVPPRHLRLARPLELRQPFFHHGDLEVDGSFTIRKPFAVTGNLIVHGILRDSDNDSKINILGDVRCHSLYTDGEINIRGNLHARDVVYTYYNDHVLAADTVHARVVIEDDHGVDATVKAEHHFDLGTYNQGYGEGVGERIKALFIDEVLQPEEEEEPRKLDRGELFDRLEKGLPVFREKA, from the coding sequence ATGTCCGAGACCGCGACCCAGGCCCTGCTGTCCCTCTGCGAGGACCGCCGACGTTGGAAGGCGGAGCTGACCGCGGACGCCGTCCGCAAGCTGCTGGCCGAGGGCGCGGACGTGCACGGTCGCGGCCGGTATGGCTCGACGCCGCTGCACTCCGCCGTGCTCGCGCCCAACGCGAAGTCCGACCCGCGCCCCGACCTCGAAGTGGTGCGCGCGCTGCTCGGAGCGGGCGCGGACCCCAATGCCCGCGATGCCCATGCCAGGACGCCGCTCCTCCGCGCCGTCCCCCTCAACAAGGACGACTCCTATGAGGCCCACGCGCTGGAGCTCATCCACCTGCTGCGAGCGGCCGGGGCGCGGGTGCCCGACGACGTGACGGACTGGAACGCGGGCGCGTTCTGCGACGGCGGGTCACCCCGCATCTACAAGGAGGTGCTCGACGCGGGTGCCCGCGTCGACGTGCGTGGCTACGGCGGGACGACTCCGCTCCATCGCGCCGCCGGGTACGGGTACGCGCCCATGGCGGAATTGCTGCTCGCTCGTGGAGCCGACGTCAACGCCATGGATGGGCTCGGCCGCACGCCGCTCGGCATGGCGCTGCGCGAGATTACGAAGCCTTGGGTCAAGGCCAACGACCGTCTTGCGGGCTTCAACGCCGTCATCGCCCTGCTGAAGGGTGCCGGAGGCCTGCCGCGCGTCACCTACGCCCCTAGCGAGACCGACCCGTTCGCGCCCTTCCCCATCGACAGCGCCGCGCTGCTCGCCGCATCGCCGAAGGGCGAATTCCCCTTCGAGCACGAAGTGGACTCCGCGCAGGAATTCGTCACCGGGATTCGCGCTGACGGCGAACCCAAGCGGGCCCTGGCCCTCGTCGCGGCGCTGCGGGACACCGTCGGCGTTCCTCCCAGGCACCTGCGCCTGGCGCGCCCGCTGGAGCTGAGGCAGCCCTTCTTCCACCACGGAGACCTGGAGGTGGACGGGAGCTTCACCATCCGCAAGCCCTTCGCGGTGACAGGCAACCTCATCGTCCACGGCATCCTGCGGGACAGCGACAACGACTCGAAGATCAACATCCTCGGGGACGTGCGCTGCCACTCGCTCTACACGGATGGGGAGATCAACATCCGGGGCAACCTCCACGCGCGGGACGTCGTCTACACCTACTACAACGACCACGTCCTGGCCGCCGACACCGTCCACGCGCGCGTCGTCATCGAGGACGACCACGGCGTCGACGCCACCGTGAAGGCCGAGCACCACTTCGACCTCGGCACGTACAACCAGGGCTACGGCGAGGGCGTGGGCGAGCGCATCAAGGCGCTGTTCATCGACGAGGTCCTCCAGCCCGAGGAGGAGGAAGAGCCGAGGAAGCTCGACAGGGGAGAGCTCTTCGACCGGCTCGAGAAGGGCCTGCCCGTCTTCCGCGAGAAGGCCTGA